From Sediminibacterium sp. TEGAF015, a single genomic window includes:
- a CDS encoding glycosyltransferase family 2 protein, which translates to MQPSVAIILINWNSLEVTSDCIVSLKGIQYANYSIVVVDNGSADGSGKALKQLHPEIILIESATNLGFAGGNNLGFDYALAQAYDYTIMLNNDTLVEPDFLSHLVQYMEAHPQVGAIQPRIHFNHNRDLLWNGGSYYAKCWGYFYSKDENKIPSPESLTIKEVDWITGCAFLTKTKTLQQTGLLAEQFFMYSEDVDLSFRIKALGLSLVYHGDSVIYHIAGQSNKSKTKGKEGFVNPNVHYMNQRNRIWVLKKYTPWYCIPTVLTYNLIYLLGVLAYFLVRRRFSKFKIVLKAIKDGLLGNIH; encoded by the coding sequence ATGCAACCTTCTGTTGCTATCATATTAATCAATTGGAATAGCCTGGAAGTTACCAGCGATTGTATTGTTTCCCTAAAGGGGATTCAATACGCCAATTATTCGATTGTGGTGGTAGACAATGGATCGGCTGACGGTTCTGGCAAGGCGCTCAAGCAACTACATCCCGAAATTATTTTGATAGAATCTGCTACCAATCTGGGTTTTGCGGGAGGCAATAATTTGGGTTTTGATTACGCCCTTGCGCAGGCGTATGATTATACCATCATGCTCAACAACGATACACTCGTAGAGCCCGATTTCTTGAGTCATTTGGTGCAGTATATGGAAGCCCATCCGCAGGTAGGTGCCATTCAACCTCGTATCCATTTTAACCATAACCGAGACTTACTTTGGAATGGAGGTTCCTACTATGCAAAGTGTTGGGGCTATTTCTATAGCAAAGACGAAAATAAAATTCCCTCTCCCGAATCACTTACCATCAAAGAAGTGGATTGGATTACAGGTTGTGCTTTTTTGACGAAAACAAAAACGCTTCAACAAACAGGATTGTTAGCAGAACAATTTTTCATGTACAGTGAAGATGTGGATCTTTCATTTCGCATCAAGGCATTGGGGTTATCGCTGGTATACCACGGAGACTCGGTTATTTATCATATTGCAGGGCAATCCAATAAAAGCAAAACAAAGGGGAAGGAAGGATTCGTGAACCCCAATGTGCATTATATGAATCAGCGTAATCGCATTTGGGTCTTAAAAAAATATACCCCCTGGTATTGCATCCCCACGGTTTTGACCTATAATTTAATTTATCTTTTGGGGGTACTAGCGTATTTCTTAGTCCGAAGAAGATTTAGCAAGTTCAAGATTGTCCTCAAAGCCATCAAGGACGGTCTACTCGGGAACATTCATTAA
- the dut gene encoding dUTP diphosphatase, with product MSTAPIQVKIINQSNNPLPEYATLGSSGMDIRASLAEPMVLQPMARDLVPTGLFVEIPLGYEIQIRPRSGLAIKQGITCLNTPGTIDADYRGEIKVILINLSAEPQTIKPGDRIAQMVLQKMEQIQWVLATELGPSERGEGGFGSTGRS from the coding sequence ATGAGTACTGCCCCTATACAAGTGAAAATAATTAATCAATCTAATAACCCGTTGCCCGAATACGCCACTCTTGGTTCTTCAGGCATGGATATTCGTGCATCTCTTGCTGAGCCCATGGTGTTGCAGCCCATGGCTCGAGACTTAGTGCCAACTGGTTTATTTGTAGAGATTCCATTGGGCTATGAAATTCAGATTCGCCCCCGCAGTGGCCTCGCGATAAAGCAAGGTATTACCTGCCTCAATACACCAGGCACCATTGATGCCGATTACAGAGGGGAAATCAAAGTGATTTTGATTAATCTTTCAGCTGAGCCGCAGACCATTAAACCCGGCGACCGCATTGCCCAAATGGTTTTGCAGAAAATGGAGCAAATTCAATGGGTTCTTGCTACTGAATTGGGTCCTTCGGAACGAGGGGAAGGAGGGTTTGGAAGCACTGGCAGAAGCTAA
- a CDS encoding oligosaccharide flippase family protein, with protein sequence MQSKASAFFSFLHLSFIQGANVLIQILLIPIISRKVGLTEFGLIMLASSYAALVSILINYGSNQSGVKDVALERDSPASLSNIFYSIFYSRGILYVLSFLVLLCINQWILPAEKGRHLLFANLIILAELLNPFFFFVGIQKLSLYNGINLISKLLAVICILFWVQGPADGVWVNFFLGAAQIPGYLFLLIYLIQKYQLHHFRISMNQLVQYFKQNSYLTGNNVSVQLQQSIFLFAVSAMGNAALLGAYSLCDKIVWSFRMLIISLFNVVFPRASILQKENPAQWQVVKKKLGWAIGIVFTLIAGALFFLAHQLVPLITGHTDPMAVLFVQSICLVPLLAAINSLNFAELLMGNQYASIFTISLILLGISIVLSGLFIQLGEPLWFGLFPLFAELGSIPLYRYFIRKSKP encoded by the coding sequence ATGCAAAGCAAAGCCTCCGCCTTTTTCAGTTTTCTCCATTTGAGCTTTATCCAGGGGGCGAATGTATTGATTCAGATTTTGTTGATTCCCATCATTTCCAGAAAAGTAGGATTAACAGAATTTGGACTCATCATGCTGGCCAGTTCTTATGCAGCGTTGGTTTCCATTTTAATTAATTATGGCAGTAATCAGTCGGGCGTAAAAGACGTTGCTTTAGAAAGAGATTCCCCAGCATCTTTAAGTAACATTTTTTACAGCATATTTTATTCCAGAGGCATTCTCTATGTTCTTTCTTTTCTCGTTTTATTATGCATCAATCAATGGATATTACCCGCAGAAAAAGGAAGGCACTTACTTTTTGCCAATCTGATTATTCTTGCGGAGCTGCTGAATCCTTTTTTCTTTTTTGTAGGCATCCAAAAATTATCACTCTATAATGGGATCAATTTGATCAGCAAATTACTGGCCGTTATCTGTATACTTTTTTGGGTGCAGGGACCAGCGGATGGGGTTTGGGTGAACTTTTTCTTAGGGGCTGCACAAATTCCTGGTTACTTGTTTTTATTAATCTACCTTATTCAAAAATACCAGCTACACCATTTTCGTATTTCCATGAACCAGTTGGTTCAATATTTTAAGCAGAACAGCTATTTAACAGGAAATAATGTAAGTGTACAATTACAGCAATCCATTTTTCTGTTTGCGGTCTCTGCCATGGGCAATGCCGCTCTTTTAGGTGCGTATTCTTTGTGCGATAAAATCGTTTGGTCTTTCCGAATGTTGATTATATCGCTATTTAATGTGGTGTTTCCCAGGGCCTCTATTTTACAAAAAGAAAATCCGGCACAATGGCAAGTGGTTAAGAAAAAACTGGGATGGGCCATTGGAATCGTTTTCACCTTGATAGCAGGGGCTTTGTTTTTTTTAGCCCATCAATTGGTACCGCTTATTACTGGACATACAGATCCTATGGCTGTTCTTTTTGTGCAATCCATTTGTTTGGTTCCGCTACTAGCTGCTATCAACTCCTTGAATTTCGCTGAATTGCTCATGGGCAACCAGTACGCTTCCATTTTCACCATCTCCCTAATCCTATTGGGCATTTCGATTGTATTATCTGGCCTATTTATTCAACTGGGAGAACCACTATGGTTTGGGCTATTCCCCTTATTTGCTGAACTAGGATCCATTCCATTGTATCGCTATTTTATCCGAAAATCAAAACCCTAA
- a CDS encoding glycosyltransferase family 4 protein, with product MEAKPSILLIHNRYLHKGGEDTVVAQELSYLESSGYRVIPLYFHNQAAGPIALLNYPFQLFFNLSAFYKVYRLVKKHKIEIVHVHNFFYRASPAVFWAAKAAGAYTLLTLHNYRLFCLNGFMYYNNQPCTRCYDEKSFRAGIQRKCFKNSGLFSRVLAASYGLNKKLETFSKKIDRYVVINPLQEQFLLNSGIPKEKIFKKSNFLLKSLDTSSPAPFSTRENFYLYVGRLSEEKGIRDLVEAFMDNGKPLKIVGDGPLAEWVQEQIRESEQKKGEGEHTIVQENSKNQAKSNIEYLAAVPRESLAALYASCAALILPSRWFEVQPMTVIEAQSHGSIVIAADSANMRGMISHEADGYLYPIHPINQLNEVISIFEARSNETKDALSKAAYDRFQRSYTINQHINALKLLYHFESRAKNNSGETKQADSQN from the coding sequence ATGGAAGCAAAGCCTAGTATACTACTGATACATAATCGCTACCTCCACAAAGGAGGAGAAGACACGGTAGTAGCCCAGGAACTTTCTTATTTAGAAAGTTCAGGATATCGGGTAATCCCTTTGTATTTCCATAACCAAGCGGCGGGCCCCATCGCTCTATTGAATTATCCTTTTCAGTTATTTTTTAATCTGTCGGCTTTTTATAAAGTGTATCGATTGGTTAAGAAGCACAAAATTGAAATAGTGCATGTCCACAATTTTTTTTATCGGGCTTCTCCTGCTGTTTTTTGGGCAGCCAAAGCCGCAGGGGCATATACCTTACTCACGCTGCACAATTACCGACTATTTTGCCTGAATGGGTTTATGTATTATAACAACCAGCCTTGTACCCGTTGTTATGATGAAAAAAGTTTTCGTGCAGGTATCCAAAGAAAATGTTTTAAAAACTCGGGGCTATTCTCCAGGGTATTGGCGGCTTCTTATGGTCTCAATAAAAAACTGGAAACCTTTTCTAAAAAAATAGACCGATATGTAGTCATCAATCCGTTGCAGGAGCAATTTTTATTGAATAGCGGAATTCCAAAAGAAAAGATTTTTAAGAAGTCTAATTTTCTGCTGAAATCTTTAGATACATCTTCACCTGCCCCTTTCTCCACCCGAGAAAATTTTTACCTCTACGTAGGTCGTTTGAGTGAAGAAAAAGGAATTCGGGATTTGGTCGAAGCCTTTATGGATAATGGAAAGCCTTTGAAAATTGTGGGCGATGGGCCATTGGCCGAATGGGTTCAAGAGCAGATTCGGGAATCTGAGCAAAAAAAAGGAGAGGGTGAACATACTATCGTTCAGGAAAATTCAAAAAATCAGGCAAAATCTAATATAGAGTATTTGGCCGCCGTCCCCCGCGAGTCCCTGGCAGCCCTGTATGCCTCCTGCGCGGCTTTGATCCTCCCCTCCAGATGGTTCGAAGTGCAGCCCATGACTGTAATAGAAGCCCAAAGCCATGGTAGCATTGTAATTGCAGCCGACTCTGCCAATATGCGGGGCATGATTTCCCATGAAGCAGATGGATATTTATACCCCATACATCCAATCAATCAACTAAACGAGGTAATTAGTATATTTGAAGCCCGTTCCAACGAAACCAAAGATGCCCTTTCTAAGGCTGCATACGATCGGTTTCAGCGGTCTTATACCATCAACCAGCATATTAACGCTTTAAAGTTGTTGTATCATTTTGAATCCAGGGCAAAAAACAATTCAGGAGAAACCAAGCAGGCAGATTCCCAAAATTAA
- a CDS encoding class I SAM-dependent methyltransferase — MKTIEEALKEVERIVQENKHSNDLVYFQYHRERFRKMAETVCSKLPKGSAVLDIGSHYLHSSILLSLLGYRVDCMDVTEFCTLPFIQERAAAYGLKQIEENNLEKLTSLSEGENKYDLILFAEIFEHITFNPIGFWQRIHSLIKQHGSIYISTPNSLTIYAIIKTLYKVITLKGIGLDVSAIFPTVTYGHHWKEYSASEIKTYFNILNNGFQVSITKFNYKPKESTGTLKSSIRNGLLQLGNSIPYFREALEVWVTVDKSQPFNVNIPQY; from the coding sequence ATGAAAACCATTGAAGAAGCATTGAAGGAAGTAGAACGCATTGTGCAAGAAAACAAGCATTCCAACGACCTTGTTTATTTTCAATATCATCGGGAAAGGTTTCGGAAAATGGCCGAGACCGTTTGTTCCAAGCTTCCCAAAGGTTCGGCTGTATTAGATATCGGTAGTCATTATTTACACTCTTCCATACTATTGTCTTTATTGGGTTATCGGGTGGATTGTATGGACGTAACTGAATTCTGCACCCTGCCTTTTATTCAGGAAAGAGCAGCAGCCTATGGCCTCAAGCAGATTGAAGAAAACAACCTAGAGAAGCTAACCAGTTTATCCGAAGGAGAAAACAAATACGATTTAATTCTTTTCGCAGAAATATTTGAGCATATTACTTTCAACCCCATTGGATTCTGGCAAAGGATTCACAGCTTAATTAAACAACACGGAAGCATCTATATCAGCACCCCCAACTCCCTCACTATCTATGCCATCATCAAAACCCTCTATAAGGTAATCACATTAAAAGGCATTGGACTAGATGTGAGTGCAATCTTTCCAACGGTTACTTATGGTCATCACTGGAAAGAATATTCTGCAAGTGAAATCAAGACTTATTTTAACATCTTGAACAATGGATTTCAGGTTTCCATTACTAAATTCAATTACAAACCCAAGGAATCTACTGGCACGCTGAAAAGTAGCATCCGAAACGGCTTATTACAATTAGGCAATTCCATTCCGTATTTTAGAGAGGCTTTGGAAGTATGGGTTACCGTAGATAAAAGCCAACCCTTTAACGTCAATATCCCCCAGTATTAA
- a CDS encoding acyltransferase family protein, whose protein sequence is MANPKTGYIPYIDGARGIAIGFVVLSHAGLGKIIPGKFGVTLFFFLSGYLITRLLLAEIQEKGRIDFGSFYLRRLFRLYPALLVMIGCSVIATKIMQYPLPMTDIWASLFYYTNYYIGWFRTPVEDAGRVLDILWSLSVEEHFYLAFPLLLQFFIQDKKNKNNEKNIKQFAWFLLAVCIASLAIRWFTYEQFYPAVEDSAGRIYFSTHTRLDSIIWGCLAALLLFGIESKAYEKLLLKPWVFGLGLLLILLSVAIRNEVFRQTLLYSFQGIGLFLIIPVIGLFPNPWIKNILSHPAMIFVGKISYSLYLFHWIVAKLGNHYFIEWSWQWQLFFWPLTLLLSIGSYYCIEQPFVGLRKKYGSKA, encoded by the coding sequence ATGGCAAATCCTAAAACAGGCTATATCCCTTATATAGATGGTGCCAGAGGCATTGCCATTGGCTTTGTGGTATTGTCGCATGCAGGGTTGGGAAAAATCATACCGGGTAAGTTTGGCGTGACTTTATTTTTCTTTTTGAGTGGTTATTTAATAACGCGTTTGTTACTGGCCGAAATACAAGAAAAGGGAAGGATTGATTTTGGTTCGTTTTATCTGCGCCGATTATTTCGTTTGTACCCTGCACTATTAGTGATGATTGGATGCAGTGTAATTGCCACGAAAATCATGCAATATCCCTTGCCCATGACCGATATATGGGCATCGCTATTCTATTATACCAATTATTATATCGGTTGGTTTAGAACACCCGTAGAAGATGCGGGAAGGGTGTTAGACATCCTCTGGTCTTTGTCGGTAGAAGAGCATTTTTATTTGGCTTTTCCTTTGCTGTTGCAGTTCTTTATTCAAGATAAAAAAAATAAAAACAACGAAAAAAATATAAAGCAGTTCGCTTGGTTTTTACTGGCCGTGTGCATCGCCAGCCTTGCGATTCGATGGTTTACTTACGAGCAATTTTATCCAGCGGTGGAAGACTCGGCAGGAAGAATTTATTTCTCTACGCATACCCGATTAGACTCCATTATCTGGGGTTGTTTAGCGGCACTCTTGTTATTCGGAATAGAAAGCAAGGCCTATGAAAAATTGTTACTCAAGCCTTGGGTGTTTGGTTTGGGCCTACTCTTAATCCTCTTATCGGTGGCCATTCGTAACGAAGTATTCCGACAAACTTTACTCTATAGTTTTCAAGGTATAGGATTATTTCTCATCATCCCTGTTATTGGGCTTTTCCCAAACCCATGGATCAAAAATATACTTAGCCATCCTGCTATGATTTTTGTAGGAAAGATCAGTTATAGTTTGTATTTATTTCATTGGATAGTTGCCAAATTGGGGAATCATTATTTTATAGAATGGAGCTGGCAATGGCAGTTGTTTTTCTGGCCCTTAACTTTACTCTTGTCCATCGGGTCTTACTATTGTATAGAACAACCCTTTGTAGGACTCAGAAAAAAATATGGAAGCAAAGCCTAG
- a CDS encoding glycosyltransferase family 4 protein — protein sequence MQKSKQVRVGVDILDLQYAKTGQKTILEEYYRAFLKNQDLGIAFFPLTAKLPKFSRKSKWGIIGNHLVYQYWKQILLPVKAFAKGVDIVFCTDYFAPMLRLRFKNVALFHDAFFYEYPEHYNRLWLKLFKGLAMPAARSAACVVTTSQYAKQKIHQHFGFPLDQIVNIYPGPKTLQTKLTQDSDTRIANESVSDSVQHAILNSNDLPTQPYILHVGVWEKRKNIPFLLKAYRQFLDESSIYYSLVLVGTGNNKKDSDDTAAIHACIADLNLYDHVICTGYLPDEELAQWYAGASLYVFPSYNEGFGIPVLEAFQSNLPVLVANNSCLPEVGGDAVIGFDPYDINGLADLLKKVLSDTILQETLKENGKQRLAYFSWEKASAELIKVFKKAAHGKS from the coding sequence ATGCAAAAAAGCAAGCAGGTAAGAGTGGGCGTGGATATATTGGATTTACAATATGCAAAGACGGGACAAAAAACCATCTTAGAAGAATACTACCGTGCTTTTTTGAAAAACCAGGACCTGGGCATTGCTTTTTTCCCATTAACCGCTAAGCTTCCCAAGTTCTCCAGAAAAAGCAAATGGGGCATTATCGGCAATCATTTGGTGTATCAGTATTGGAAACAAATTTTACTACCAGTAAAGGCTTTTGCAAAAGGGGTTGATATTGTTTTCTGCACTGACTATTTTGCGCCGATGCTGAGATTAAGGTTTAAAAATGTAGCGCTGTTTCACGATGCCTTTTTTTACGAATATCCGGAACACTATAACCGTTTATGGCTCAAACTTTTTAAAGGATTGGCCATGCCGGCTGCTCGATCCGCTGCTTGTGTTGTAACGACTTCGCAATATGCGAAGCAAAAGATTCATCAGCATTTTGGGTTTCCATTGGATCAGATTGTAAATATTTATCCAGGGCCGAAAACTTTGCAAACCAAATTGACACAAGATTCTGATACAAGAATTGCAAACGAATCTGTATCCGATAGTGTTCAGCATGCTATTTTAAATAGCAATGACTTGCCAACTCAACCTTATATTCTGCACGTTGGCGTTTGGGAAAAAAGAAAAAATATTCCTTTCTTATTAAAAGCCTATCGGCAATTCTTGGATGAATCCTCTATATATTATTCATTGGTATTGGTAGGAACGGGTAATAATAAAAAAGACTCGGATGATACGGCAGCTATTCATGCTTGCATTGCGGATCTCAACTTATATGACCATGTTATTTGCACGGGCTATTTGCCTGATGAGGAACTAGCCCAATGGTATGCAGGGGCCAGTCTCTATGTATTTCCTTCATACAATGAGGGATTTGGTATTCCTGTATTAGAAGCTTTTCAAAGTAATCTACCCGTATTGGTAGCGAATAATTCTTGTTTACCAGAAGTGGGGGGTGATGCAGTGATTGGCTTTGATCCGTATGATATAAATGGACTTGCTGATTTACTAAAGAAAGTATTATCCGATACAATTTTGCAGGAAACACTAAAAGAAAATGGGAAACAAAGATTGGCTTATTTTTCCTGGGAAAAAGCGAGTGCAGAATTGATCAAAGTATTTAAAAAAGCAGCGCATGGCAAATCCTAA
- a CDS encoding class I SAM-dependent methyltransferase, producing MNYQSFKDILVCPECSSAVEETSNGFSCIGHCKCQYPIYHQVPVMISPKNPVFNFADFADGKPPTIFFNSYQNPILQFFKKIRPDITLNVASKKNYAAIATQLQAKAAHLATIANQSQPIRILVIGGSIDGNGIRELKDHLPANTVMVESDVAHGPNTNIIIDAHQIPFKDESFDLVIAQAVLEHVLDPFACVKEIERVLKPGGLIYAETPFMQHVHGGKYDFHRFTPLGHRRLFRNFREENSGLVAGAGSMMAWSVMYFITSFAPTKKINKALSYIGSFVSFWLKYFDYLLNKNKGSYDAACGLFFLGKKEPGYTLPDNELLASYIGQKS from the coding sequence ATGAATTATCAATCGTTTAAAGATATATTGGTTTGTCCTGAATGTAGTAGTGCGGTAGAAGAAACGTCGAATGGATTCTCCTGTATCGGTCATTGCAAATGTCAATATCCTATTTATCATCAGGTTCCTGTAATGATAAGCCCGAAGAATCCAGTTTTCAACTTCGCAGATTTTGCAGATGGGAAGCCGCCAACCATTTTTTTCAACAGCTACCAAAATCCGATTCTGCAGTTTTTCAAAAAAATCAGACCAGATATTACGCTAAACGTAGCCAGCAAAAAAAACTATGCAGCCATTGCGACTCAACTACAAGCAAAAGCTGCACATTTAGCAACCATTGCTAACCAATCGCAACCCATCCGCATTTTAGTAATCGGGGGGAGCATTGATGGGAATGGCATCCGTGAACTAAAAGATCATTTACCTGCCAATACCGTAATGGTAGAATCGGATGTGGCACATGGGCCTAATACCAATATTATCATAGATGCGCACCAGATTCCTTTTAAGGATGAATCCTTTGATCTGGTGATTGCACAAGCGGTACTGGAACATGTACTAGATCCTTTTGCTTGCGTTAAAGAAATAGAACGCGTGTTGAAACCCGGGGGATTGATTTATGCAGAGACCCCATTCATGCAACATGTGCATGGGGGCAAATACGATTTTCATCGCTTCACTCCGTTGGGTCATAGAAGATTGTTTAGAAATTTTAGAGAAGAAAATAGCGGGCTAGTGGCTGGTGCGGGTTCTATGATGGCCTGGTCGGTCATGTATTTTATCACCAGTTTTGCTCCCACCAAAAAAATAAATAAAGCCCTTAGTTATATCGGAAGTTTCGTCAGCTTCTGGTTAAAATATTTCGATTACCTACTGAACAAAAACAAGGGTTCTTACGATGCCGCCTGTGGTTTGTTTTTCTTAGGAAAAAAAGAGCCGGGCTATACTTTGCCAGACAATGAATTGTTGGCTTCTTATATAGGTCAAAAGTCTTAA
- a CDS encoding DUF4292 domain-containing protein, which produces MKFVKILLLLTIAASCKTVKKVATIQEAIDKKDTTQTVVITETPKVDSASIVRGILEKVVTNNIQFKTFNAKIKVDYESAENSDSYTGYLSIAKDSLIYIRIRGSFLGISAEGLQVKISKDSVVLVKKVGDKYVQYRTIDYLKEATQIPFDFKTLQDLLIGNPVFVTNNIVSYRDGPSTLSVLMVGDIFKHLISLSNDDFKVVHSKLDDVDIQRNRTCAISFSNYQPMGTYQFATQRKIVVAEKSKLDINLDFKEFALNEPLKYTFEVPKNYKRK; this is translated from the coding sequence ATGAAATTTGTAAAAATATTATTACTACTCACTATCGCAGCCAGCTGTAAGACAGTGAAGAAAGTGGCCACTATCCAAGAAGCCATCGACAAAAAAGACACGACCCAAACCGTTGTGATTACGGAAACCCCCAAAGTAGACTCTGCCAGCATAGTGCGAGGGATTTTGGAGAAAGTGGTTACCAATAATATTCAGTTCAAAACCTTCAATGCCAAAATTAAAGTAGACTATGAAAGTGCGGAGAACAGCGATAGCTACACGGGCTATTTAAGCATTGCCAAAGACTCTCTAATCTATATCAGAATCCGTGGCTCTTTCCTGGGCATTTCGGCAGAAGGTTTACAGGTTAAGATTTCCAAAGACTCTGTAGTACTGGTGAAGAAAGTGGGAGACAAATATGTGCAGTACCGCACCATCGACTACTTAAAAGAAGCTACACAGATCCCCTTCGATTTTAAGACCCTCCAGGACTTATTGATTGGCAATCCTGTTTTCGTAACCAACAATATTGTTTCTTATAGAGATGGTCCTTCTACCTTGTCGGTATTAATGGTGGGGGATATTTTTAAGCACTTGATTTCGCTCTCTAATGATGATTTTAAAGTGGTGCACAGTAAGCTGGACGACGTGGATATTCAGCGGAACCGTACTTGCGCCATTAGCTTCAGTAATTATCAACCCATGGGCACCTATCAGTTTGCCACCCAGCGTAAAATAGTGGTGGCTGAGAAGAGTAAACTCGATATCAACCTAGATTTTAAAGAGTTTGCCCTAAACGAACCGTTAAAATATACCTTCGAAGTGCCCAAAAACTACAAACGGAAATAA